The nucleotide window tatcaaattaattcaattatttttatatttgaattttTAATGCTAATTACTTATGAGGATTTGCTTTCTTACCCATCGAGGAGGAGTTCCCAATTCAAATTCCAAGCAGCTCCTGCAACCAAAGCAACAATGGATGGTAAATGACCAATAGACAATTATTGAAcacaaaaagaaataaataaaataaaataggaatATTTTGACAGAAGCAGACGTGGTTAAAACTGACGGCGTATAAATTTGTCTTGTAAAATTAGATATATAACTTACAATGGGTGTTAAGATTTGGCAGGCAACCATGCATAAATTATGTGGACATAGAACTGGTTAAGTGTAAAACTGTACCAATCAAAAGATGAATCTAGAAATATAACCATTTTGCCATTGTCTGTAATCTGTATGCCTCCTGCCAGCAGGCATGAGGTTCATACCTGCTGTCACAGGTCACCAATAAGGACACCTTCAACTGCAGTGCATAACGAAACAGACGAAAACGTTACTCCTCAACTGCAGTGCATAACAACAAGTCCGACGTCACGCTCAGTTACTTGCGATCGAATGGAATTGCTTCAGAAACTTAAGCAAACAAATCGATGAGGGTTTATTTTGGAAAATATTAgctgaattttctttttctcgaAGGCGTTGTCGGATCTATTCCGATGTCTTTGTACAGTTTCCACAAAAGAGTATGTGCATACGGGCGGTCTCATCAGTTCGCCGCCCACACCATGCGTTTCTTGGTAAGAGACGACTAGAACAAAGCTCCGATGTGCTTCCGATCGGGTCGGACGGTCGCCAGCGAATCTCGCGATGATGATGGAGAACGTGTGTAAAAATctcttttctgcttttctttacgaACCTGATTCGAGATCTATGGGTTGGACGGCCTTGGACATCCGGGAGAGGCGGGTGGGGCGGGGTTGGAAGTTGGTTCGCCTCCGCTGCTGATGGGAGGAGGGGCGGATGAGGGCGGCGAGGGCGCGCTTCACCCACTCTCCCTCCACGGCCCCGATCCGGACCAGTGAGTTGGCCATCGCGGACCTACGGGCGTTAAGCCTGTTCGAGGGcgaagcggcagcggcggcgacgacgtgGCTGGGGTTATGGTGGTCGAGGCCCTTGTGGAGGCTGCAGCGGAAGGATCCAGGGTGGGTGGATGGGGAGCAGAGACAGGTGCGGCGGGCGGGAGCGGCTGGGGATCGCTTTAAGGAGCAGCCATAGGAGATGGATCGGTCGAGGGAGAAACGGACGGGAGGGGCCGGAGGTTGGGCGGATCGTTGCTGGGAAAAGGAGTTACGGGAGCGACCGGTGATCCTGGACGACGACGAGGCGAAGGAGGCACCGCCGCTGGCTCGGGGAGAGATCGATGAACGGAAAGCGAGCACCGGACCGCTGGTTCTTCTTGAAGGGGTTGTCATTTCTTTCCGATAGAGAGAAGAAAGCTACCGACTCCCTACTTTAGCAGGCACAGCTGAACTCCGGCGCGGTATTTATAGCAAGCGAATCAGGGGTACAAGAGGTAATTAAAGAGAACGTTTGGGGCGATTGATGAGAAGCAGTGGGGTTAGTTCAGCAGCCGTCGAATGCGAGTGGCGGGAAGTAACGGATCCGACGACGCGTGGATTCCGAGTCTTCGCCCTTTTCTTCGGTTACGACGGGATTGGCGGGAAGTAACGGTTCAGCAGCCGTCGATGTTTCGAAGCACACATCACTCGGGAAGCGACGGTGGGGGTATTTTGGTAAAAGAATCCGCCCCCTGGGAAGCGGGTGGGTCTGCGGTACCCGACACCCCATTCGCTGCCACTTGATGGGCCCCGCACGTACTGGGACGTCGTAGTGCGGACGAGATGGCATACTTCATTTTTCTTCCTTCTAGAATTGTATTGTCGTATCCGTATATTCGAGGGTTGTATAGCTGTGGCTTCAATGTTGAATTACGAGTAGACCATGAAAAGAAAGTCAAATTGGATTAGTCTTACCTGTTGACTAAGCAAATAGCTCGATCCATAATTAATTAAAGTGAGATGATCCAGTTGACTAGTCAAACCTTGACCGAAACCTATCCGCTACAAGATTTAAGAGTTGATATGACGCCGTGGGTCTTTTTTTTggtcaatcatatcattcttgggATTAAATATCTTACATTTTGTTCCTTAGTCTCTCTTATTTTGAGGATAAAAATATTAAGCTCTTGTTAATTTATTAAACTTTAAGATTTATAATTAGTTAATCAAAGTCtttataattaagaataattttttaaaaaatattcatattttgggTTTTTCTCAATCGGtaccttattttatttttttgatgaatAGTAttcctaattaaaaaaatatttaaactatccATAAAAAAATTTCTCGCTTGTTATAGTGTTTTGATTTGTTACAATATTTTGACTTGTTAGAGCATTTTAACCACTataacaaaaatactataaaacctacttgtaaatataataaataagttAAATAAAATCAAAGCACACTAGAAACCATACTATGCTAAAAtaggtatttataatagtttagaataatatcacccaaataaaaataaaaaattaacctATTATAGTTATTTTgaccatcataataaaaatactataagccTCATTagaaaacactataaatgatCTAAATGAACTTTGACCTCAATTAAATGAATTATAAACATagaaatatgatattgtaatagTTTACGAATAATGACAACTAAAGAGGTATAATATGAtgtcacttataatattttttaatggtatttatagtatttttagtacATCAATACTACAAAgtactattaaaaaatattataaatgagccaatgaaaatactataacaatTAAAAATTGATAAATAAATAGGTGACCAAATTTGATGGAAAaacttttgaggggtattttaagtattttttaaattaaaaatattatttaaaaaaaagtaaaaagggatatttaaaaaatctaaaatatgtgtattttctaaaaaaatcacCCTATAACTAATAAGTCActtattaatttaataacatattttggaATCCTAAACACTTATAATGAAGCCTATTAAAtctttaattttgatgatgaaactaattgatgagtttatttgACTAATATACTTTTTAAATAAGTGACATAGGAAATACTTCGATCATGGACTCGGACCATCGAAGGGTCAACTGTTATGCAAGCGAGTCAAATGTTGTACTGAgaaattattatatcaaaaattAGATGTCAAGTTGGAGGATTGGTTGACGTACCAAAAATCGGATTTCGTGTTAAAGGTTCGGGCATTAGAAGGATTAGATATTGCATTAGAATATTGAATACCATGGGAAAGTCGATATGTTGTAGGTTTAGATGAAGTGCCAAAAAACCAgatgatatattaaaataatatataatgtgCTAAAAGTTTTATAAATGTG belongs to Musa acuminata AAA Group cultivar baxijiao chromosome BXJ3-5, Cavendish_Baxijiao_AAA, whole genome shotgun sequence and includes:
- the LOC103985422 gene encoding uncharacterized protein LOC103985422 is translated as MTTPSRRTSGPVLAFRSSISPRASGGASFASSSSRITGRSRNSFSQQRSAQPPAPPVRFSLDRSISYGCSLKRSPAAPARRTCLCSPSTHPGSFRCSLHKGLDHHNPSHVVAAAAASPSNRLNARRSAMANSLVRIGAVEGEWVKRALAALIRPSSHQQRRRTNFQPRPTRLSRMSKAVQPIDLESGS